In Chrysemys picta bellii isolate R12L10 chromosome 3, ASM1138683v2, whole genome shotgun sequence, a single genomic region encodes these proteins:
- the SPRED2 gene encoding sprouty-related, EVH1 domain-containing protein 2 isoform X1: MSLEGEKMTEETHPDDDSYIVRVKAVVMTRDDSSGGWLPQEGGGLSKVGVCKVMYPEGNGRSGFLIHGERQKDKLVVLECFVKKDLVYTKANPTFHHWKVDNRKFGLTFQSPADARAFDRGVRKAIEDLNEGSTTSSSTIHNEAEIGDDDVFTVSKVSLKLFSFALWFT; encoded by the exons TGACAGCTATATTGTGCGAGTCAAAGCTGTGGTTATGACCCGAGATGACTCCAGTGGGGGATGGTTACCGCAAGAAGGAGGCGGTCTCAGTAAAGTTGGCGTCTGCAAGGTCATGTACCCAGAGGGCAATGGAAGAAGTGGATTTCTAATCCATGGGGAAAGGCAAAAAGACAAACTG GTGGTATTGGAATGCTTTGTAAAAAAggacttggtctacactaaagcaAATCCTACATTTCATCACTGGAAGGTTGACAACAGGAAGTTTGGGCTCACTTTTCAAAGTCCTGCCGATGCACGAGCATTTGATAGAGGAGTGCGGAAAGCAATTGAAGACCTCAATGAAG GATCTACTACTTCCTCTTCAACGATCCACAATGAGGCTGAGATTGGTGATGATGATGTCTTCACAGTAAGTAAAGTTAGTttgaaattgttctcttttgCACTGTGGTTCACTTGA
- the SPRED2 gene encoding sprouty-related, EVH1 domain-containing protein 2 isoform X2 has product MASPSSDSYIVRVKAVVMTRDDSSGGWLPQEGGGLSKVGVCKVMYPEGNGRSGFLIHGERQKDKLVVLECFVKKDLVYTKANPTFHHWKVDNRKFGLTFQSPADARAFDRGVRKAIEDLNEGSTTSSSTIHNEAEIGDDDVFTVSKVSLKLFSFALWFT; this is encoded by the exons TGACAGCTATATTGTGCGAGTCAAAGCTGTGGTTATGACCCGAGATGACTCCAGTGGGGGATGGTTACCGCAAGAAGGAGGCGGTCTCAGTAAAGTTGGCGTCTGCAAGGTCATGTACCCAGAGGGCAATGGAAGAAGTGGATTTCTAATCCATGGGGAAAGGCAAAAAGACAAACTG GTGGTATTGGAATGCTTTGTAAAAAAggacttggtctacactaaagcaAATCCTACATTTCATCACTGGAAGGTTGACAACAGGAAGTTTGGGCTCACTTTTCAAAGTCCTGCCGATGCACGAGCATTTGATAGAGGAGTGCGGAAAGCAATTGAAGACCTCAATGAAG GATCTACTACTTCCTCTTCAACGATCCACAATGAGGCTGAGATTGGTGATGATGATGTCTTCACAGTAAGTAAAGTTAGTttgaaattgttctcttttgCACTGTGGTTCACTTGA